A stretch of Natronococcus sp. CG52 DNA encodes these proteins:
- the hutG gene encoding formimidoylglutamase: protein MTDDGEREDGNGRRFATHPDWETTGGWRELARGGDPNDELLGHVVERVDLESLEDAAATAVLVGEPYDSAVIGRQGAREAPPAIRRSLARTKSHHFDGGPIDAVADLGDVRSLVERLEAEGTDESVADVQADLEETTRLVHEADALPIFLGGDNSLTYPNVAPLLREGSVGVVNLDAHLDVREVDDDPTSGTPYRQLVEAGLERYACVGARHFETSTPYHEFLRERGGEVVTAEEVGDDAVEAADRALEAMADVDHLYVSVDCDVLDATAAPGVSAPTPGGLTTRELFRLLRLLASDDRISGFEIVECAPPLDREGLTTDAAARSIAHFLSGYLEGKR, encoded by the coding sequence ATGACCGACGACGGCGAACGCGAGGACGGGAACGGACGCCGGTTCGCGACCCACCCGGACTGGGAGACGACGGGCGGCTGGCGCGAACTGGCGCGCGGCGGCGACCCGAACGACGAACTGCTCGGCCACGTCGTCGAACGGGTCGATCTCGAGAGCCTCGAGGACGCAGCCGCGACCGCCGTTCTCGTCGGCGAGCCGTACGACAGCGCGGTCATCGGACGGCAGGGAGCGCGGGAAGCGCCGCCCGCGATCAGACGATCGCTCGCGCGAACCAAGAGCCACCACTTCGACGGCGGACCGATCGACGCCGTCGCCGACCTCGGCGACGTGCGCTCGCTCGTCGAGCGCCTCGAGGCCGAGGGGACCGACGAGTCGGTCGCGGACGTCCAGGCCGACCTCGAGGAGACGACACGGCTCGTCCACGAGGCCGACGCGCTCCCGATCTTCCTCGGCGGGGACAACTCGCTCACTTATCCGAACGTCGCGCCGCTGCTTCGCGAGGGATCCGTCGGTGTCGTCAACCTCGACGCCCACCTCGACGTTCGCGAGGTCGACGACGACCCGACGAGCGGCACGCCCTACCGACAGCTCGTTGAGGCGGGGCTCGAGCGCTACGCCTGCGTCGGCGCGCGCCACTTCGAAACCTCGACGCCGTACCACGAGTTCCTCCGCGAGCGGGGCGGCGAGGTCGTCACCGCCGAAGAGGTCGGTGACGACGCCGTCGAGGCCGCGGATCGCGCGCTCGAGGCGATGGCCGACGTCGATCACCTCTACGTCAGCGTCGACTGCGACGTCCTCGACGCCACCGCCGCGCCGGGCGTGAGCGCGCCGACCCCGGGCGGGCTGACGACGCGGGAGCTGTTCCGGCTGCTGCGGCTGCTCGCGAGCGACGACCGGATCTCCGGCTTCGAAATCGTGGAGTGTGCCCCGCCGCTCGATCGGGAGGGGCTGACGACGGACGCGGCAGCCCGTTCGATCGCTCACTTCCTGTCGGGCTACCTGGAGGGGAAACGATGA
- the hutU gene encoding urocanate hydratase, whose amino-acid sequence MSNEQRSSLGRGSPSEQWREYQGASTGTDIECEGWRQEAALRMLNNNLDPDVAERPEDLVVYGGTGRAARSWDAYDAICDELRELGDEETLLVQSGKPVGRFETHERAPRVLIANSNLVGKWDDWEHFHELEAKGLIMYGQMTAGSWAYIGTQGIIQGTYETLAELSNQHYPDTDGLHGKIVVTGGLGGMGGAQPLAVTMNGGVCIAAEVDENRIDRRLETGYCREKTDDLDEAIERAEAAAEAGEPYSVGVHTNAADMLEAMLERGFVPDIVTDQTSAHDELEGYYPSGYSVAEADRLREEDPESYVAESLATMERHVDAILEMQEEGAVAFEYGNNIRGQVADHRDHESAFDYPGFVPAYIRPLFCRGKGPFRWVALSGDPADIHRTDDAVRELFPEKDHLHRWIDLAQEQVEFQGLPSRVCWLGYNTDGEGDEALTERARFALRINDLVADGEISAPIVVTRDHLDAGSVASPNRETEAMRDGSDAVADWPILNALLNCAAGADIVSVHDGGGVGIGNALHANNHVVLDGSDLAARKAKRVFTTDPGMGVIRHADAGYEEAHEEARDSNVPVPMEGRK is encoded by the coding sequence ATGAGCAACGAGCAGCGGTCGTCTCTCGGGAGGGGTTCTCCGAGCGAACAGTGGCGGGAGTACCAGGGTGCGTCGACGGGGACGGATATCGAATGTGAGGGGTGGCGCCAGGAGGCCGCCCTCCGGATGCTGAACAACAACCTGGATCCCGACGTCGCCGAGCGGCCCGAGGACCTGGTCGTCTACGGCGGGACCGGCCGGGCGGCGCGCTCGTGGGACGCCTACGACGCGATCTGTGACGAACTCCGCGAACTGGGCGACGAGGAGACGCTGCTCGTCCAGAGCGGGAAGCCCGTCGGCCGATTCGAGACTCACGAGCGCGCGCCGCGGGTGCTGATCGCCAACTCGAACCTCGTCGGCAAGTGGGACGACTGGGAACATTTCCACGAACTCGAGGCGAAGGGCCTGATTATGTACGGCCAGATGACCGCCGGCTCGTGGGCCTACATCGGCACCCAGGGGATCATCCAGGGCACCTACGAGACGCTGGCCGAGCTGTCGAACCAGCACTACCCGGACACCGACGGCCTGCACGGCAAGATCGTCGTTACCGGCGGACTCGGCGGGATGGGCGGCGCCCAGCCGCTCGCGGTGACGATGAACGGCGGCGTCTGCATCGCCGCCGAAGTCGACGAAAACCGAATCGACCGCCGCCTCGAGACGGGCTACTGCCGGGAGAAGACCGACGACCTCGACGAAGCGATCGAGCGGGCCGAAGCCGCCGCCGAGGCCGGCGAACCCTACAGCGTCGGCGTCCACACGAACGCCGCCGATATGCTCGAGGCGATGCTCGAGCGCGGCTTCGTCCCGGACATCGTCACCGACCAGACCAGCGCCCACGACGAACTCGAGGGCTACTACCCGTCCGGCTACTCGGTCGCGGAGGCCGACCGGCTTCGCGAGGAGGATCCGGAAAGCTACGTCGCGGAGAGCCTCGCGACGATGGAGCGCCACGTCGACGCGATCCTCGAGATGCAGGAGGAGGGCGCGGTCGCCTTCGAGTACGGCAACAACATCCGCGGACAGGTCGCCGACCACCGCGACCACGAGTCGGCGTTCGACTACCCGGGCTTCGTGCCGGCGTACATCCGCCCGCTGTTCTGTCGCGGGAAGGGGCCGTTCCGCTGGGTCGCCCTGTCCGGCGACCCGGCCGACATCCACCGGACCGACGACGCGGTCAGGGAACTCTTCCCCGAGAAGGACCATCTCCACCGCTGGATCGACCTCGCCCAGGAGCAGGTCGAGTTCCAGGGGCTGCCCTCGAGGGTGTGCTGGCTCGGCTACAACACCGATGGAGAGGGCGACGAGGCGCTCACCGAGCGCGCCCGCTTCGCCCTCCGGATCAACGACCTCGTCGCCGACGGCGAAATTTCGGCACCGATCGTCGTCACGCGGGATCACTTGGACGCCGGCTCCGTAGCGAGCCCGAACCGCGAGACGGAGGCGATGCGCGACGGCAGCGACGCCGTCGCCGACTGGCCGATCTTGAACGCGCTGCTCAACTGCGCAGCCGGCGCCGACATCGTCAGCGTCCACGACGGCGGCGGCGTCGGCATCGGCAACGCCCTTCACGCGAACAATCACGTCGTCCTCGACGGCTCCGACCTGGCCGCCCGAAAGGCAAAACGGGTGTTCACGACGGACCCGGGAATGGGCGTGATCCGCCACGCCGACGCGGGGTACGAGGAGGCGCACGAGGAGGCCCGCGACTCGAACGTGCCCGTTCCGATGGAGGGCCGCAAATGA
- a CDS encoding helix-turn-helix domain-containing protein gives MYESTFAISDSSAYTEPTDGTDCRIELWCNDHADLLYVAGSTIEPVLSQVRSDIGVDECVRGDGEAVVITSSCLKRHETTYVEQYLESHNCLFLPPLRYENGRKHCRILALDSTSLTALYADLVDDGFEIDVLSKREIDVPARSSPLLSLDEVLPELTDRQQEVLSLAIEAGYYELPRETTTERLADELGVNRRTVEDHLRRAERKLVTSLHPHLY, from the coding sequence GTGTACGAGTCAACCTTCGCCATCTCCGACTCGAGCGCCTACACCGAGCCGACCGACGGAACCGACTGTCGAATCGAACTCTGGTGTAACGACCACGCGGATCTCCTTTACGTCGCCGGCTCGACGATCGAGCCGGTCCTCTCCCAGGTTCGTTCCGATATCGGGGTCGACGAGTGCGTTCGGGGGGACGGAGAGGCCGTCGTCATCACGAGTTCGTGTCTGAAACGACACGAGACTACGTACGTCGAGCAGTATCTCGAGTCCCACAACTGTCTCTTTCTCCCGCCGCTCCGGTACGAAAACGGGAGGAAACACTGCCGGATCCTCGCGCTCGACTCGACGAGCCTCACCGCGCTCTACGCCGATCTCGTCGACGACGGGTTCGAGATCGACGTCCTGAGCAAGCGCGAAATCGACGTCCCCGCTCGATCCTCCCCGCTGTTGTCCCTCGACGAGGTTCTCCCGGAACTGACGGATCGGCAGCAGGAGGTCCTGTCACTGGCGATCGAGGCGGGGTACTACGAACTCCCTCGAGAGACGACGACCGAACGGCTCGCCGACGAACTGGGAGTCAACCGGCGGACGGTGGAGGACCACCTTCGGCGCGCCGAGAGAAAGCTGGTTACGTCGTTACACCCACACCTGTACTGA
- a CDS encoding zinc metalloprotease translates to MSTDTHAGSSTGSVRRRLFLGGLGSLLSLGTLGTLGYATRSPAETLEVRVWLSEEAARYDAVDSRLLEYLDALLGYEYWQLELSYGGVVSVSTEDGARVTINGEWPKILAAGALGARDLDPVADVNLLVTDGQMTTTPTGFAIPQVASVGGARYLATLPPFDELETVRDGDSIHRVVENERRTRTTQILLHELGHALGLEHDHGIAFRDGDAIVATPMLSSYAWDSTYENDRSRCGTVYPRTDGYDRTLSLTFSACAQRELEAYNGGFSL, encoded by the coding sequence ATGAGCACGGATACCCACGCGGGCTCGAGTACGGGGTCCGTCAGACGCCGCCTCTTCCTGGGCGGACTCGGATCGCTACTCTCGCTCGGCACCCTGGGAACGCTCGGCTACGCCACGCGGTCGCCGGCCGAGACGCTCGAGGTCCGAGTCTGGCTCTCGGAGGAGGCGGCCCGATACGACGCCGTCGACAGCCGGCTGCTCGAGTACCTCGACGCACTGCTGGGCTACGAGTACTGGCAGCTCGAACTCTCGTACGGCGGCGTCGTCTCGGTTTCGACCGAGGACGGCGCCCGCGTCACGATCAACGGGGAGTGGCCGAAGATTCTCGCGGCGGGCGCGCTGGGGGCGCGCGATCTCGATCCGGTGGCGGACGTCAACCTGCTCGTGACCGACGGACAGATGACGACCACTCCGACCGGATTTGCGATCCCGCAGGTCGCCTCCGTCGGCGGCGCCCGGTATCTCGCCACGCTGCCGCCGTTCGACGAACTGGAGACGGTCCGGGACGGCGATTCGATTCACCGGGTCGTCGAAAACGAGCGACGGACGCGGACGACACAGATCCTGTTACACGAACTCGGCCACGCCCTCGGACTGGAACACGACCACGGCATCGCGTTCCGCGACGGGGACGCGATCGTCGCGACGCCGATGCTCAGCAGCTACGCCTGGGATTCGACGTACGAGAACGATCGGTCGCGGTGTGGGACGGTCTACCCGAGGACGGACGGTTACGACCGCACGCTCAGTCTTACCTTCTCGGCGTGCGCACAGCGCGAACTCGAGGCGTACAACGGCGGGTTCTCGCTGTAG
- a CDS encoding winged helix-turn-helix domain-containing protein produces the protein MKLRQPTDFLILEELEDKGRNVATNLAAHTGKSRKNINTRLPVLEDYSLVRKIGPAERSGLYEITSLGKAALVYRDQYDDADDFESLIEGPSAEANGEQAESQASFARGESEDNDE, from the coding sequence GTGAAATTACGACAACCCACTGACTTCCTGATTCTCGAGGAACTCGAGGATAAGGGGCGCAACGTCGCGACCAATCTCGCAGCCCACACCGGAAAGAGCCGGAAGAACATCAACACCAGACTGCCGGTGCTGGAGGACTACAGCCTCGTCCGCAAGATCGGTCCGGCGGAACGATCCGGGCTGTACGAGATCACCTCCCTCGGAAAGGCCGCGCTGGTCTACCGCGACCAGTACGACGACGCCGACGACTTCGAGTCGCTCATCGAGGGGCCGAGCGCCGAGGCGAACGGGGAACAGGCCGAGAGTCAGGCCAGTTTCGCTCGCGGCGAGAGCGAAGACAACGACGAGTAA
- the otsB gene encoding trehalose-phosphatase — protein sequence MSKSKTHPRPIDELVPRLRTKLSGAAELLLCLDFDGTLAPIVEDPDEAEPTQAVTDALETVTPEPDVTTAVVSGRGLADVRQRVDGPRIYAGNHGLELARDGSVAVHPVARKRAERIDAVCEALEVALEPVPNARIENKRLTATVHFRSVPSGAQPQVERLTYDAVDRFGGDDLEVSTGKQILEIGPNIPWGKGNAVELIVADLPDEAVPVYIGDDVTDESAFQAVEPEGIGVRVGGDEPTAASGRVRSPEQVASLLEWFATAGLERVRDRANRSGVQETDTR from the coding sequence ATGTCGAAGAGCAAGACGCACCCGCGGCCGATCGACGAGCTGGTGCCGCGGCTCCGAACGAAACTGTCCGGCGCCGCGGAGCTGCTCCTCTGTCTCGACTTCGACGGGACGCTCGCACCGATCGTCGAGGATCCGGACGAGGCAGAGCCGACGCAGGCCGTCACGGACGCACTCGAGACCGTCACGCCCGAGCCGGACGTAACGACCGCGGTCGTCAGCGGTCGGGGACTCGCGGACGTGCGCCAGCGAGTCGACGGGCCCCGGATCTACGCCGGCAATCACGGGCTCGAACTCGCTCGCGACGGATCGGTCGCCGTCCACCCGGTTGCGCGCAAACGTGCCGAACGGATCGACGCGGTCTGCGAGGCGCTCGAGGTTGCCCTCGAACCCGTTCCGAACGCTCGGATCGAGAACAAGCGGTTGACCGCGACGGTCCACTTCCGCTCGGTCCCGTCGGGCGCCCAGCCGCAGGTCGAACGGCTCACGTACGACGCCGTCGACCGGTTCGGCGGCGACGACCTCGAGGTGTCGACCGGCAAGCAGATCCTCGAGATCGGTCCGAATATCCCCTGGGGAAAGGGGAACGCGGTCGAACTGATCGTGGCGGACCTCCCCGACGAGGCGGTCCCGGTCTATATCGGCGACGACGTCACCGACGAGTCGGCGTTTCAGGCGGTCGAACCGGAGGGTATCGGCGTACGAGTCGGCGGCGACGAGCCGACCGCTGCGTCCGGCCGCGTTCGCTCGCCGGAGCAGGTCGCCTCGCTGCTCGAGTGGTTCGCGACGGCCGGTCTCGAACGCGTTCGCGATCGGGCGAACCGCTCGGGCGTTCAGGAGACTGACACTCGGTAA